Proteins found in one Perca fluviatilis chromosome 9, GENO_Pfluv_1.0, whole genome shotgun sequence genomic segment:
- the LOC120565878 gene encoding GTPase IMAP family member 4-like yields the protein MKPYKEGQHQKDFHFSCSIDSLLLNPNMASKHSSYEAILRNDEELRIVMVGKTGIGKSATGNTIIGHNCFESKFSATSMTDECSKAYAEVDGQKVSVIDTPGLFDTRWAQDKTHKDISQCISYSSPGPHVFLVVIALGRFTDEEKQTVQKIREMFGQAADKYSMVLFTHGDLLKNTTIEEFLKDSPDLQELVARCNGQYHVFNNDLENRSQVTELLKKIRTIVQKNGGSHYTNEMYQEAERVIEQEKKRILKDNEEQRRKEKEQLEKKLRAEYEEKLRNVMEKFRAEIEEERRERKRVQHDIIDLKRERERHTIEMKEMEMARNRDRKQMEQMLKRDRNENVHDNIDLKRERERYAMEMKEMEMARNREKKKMEQMLKIDRNKDVLVLNSTMKKLQIDLEKKKLDIEEWIKKKEEERKVWETRRKEEIKEMEKRGEERKEWDTRREKERKEMEKREEEKRKEMEKRKEEEQQKMIQQLKAEHERVLKEQAKQLQEKHDKKAREKAEKKNKCTIS from the exons ATGAAGCCATATAAAGAGGGGCAACACCAGAAAGACTTTCACTTCAGCTGCAGTATCGACTCTCTACTCTTAAACCCAAACATGGCAAGCAAACATTCCAGCTATG AAGCTATTCTACGAAATGATGAGGAGCTGAGGATTGTGATGGTGGGGAAGACAGGAATTGGGAAGAGTGCCACAGGAAACACCATTATTGGGCATAACTGCTTTGAATCAAAGTTCAGCGCCACGTCTATGACTGATGAGTGTTCTAAGGCCTATGCTGAAGTGGATGGACAAAAGGTTTCTGTTATTGACACCCCAGGTCTCTTTGACACCAGGTGGGCCCAGGATAAAACACATAAAGACATAAGCCAGTGCATTTCCTATTCTTCTCCTGGACCCCATGTCTTCCTGGTTGTCATCGCGCTCGGCAGATTCACAGATGAGGAAAAGCAGACAGTGCAGAAGATCCGAGAAATGTTTGGCCAGGCTGCagacaaatacagcatggttcTCTTTACTCATGGAGACCTTCTTAAAAACACCACCATTGAGGAGTTTTTAAAGGACAGCCCAGACCTGCAGGAACTTGTGGCCAGGTGCAACGGTCAGTACCATGTCTTTAATAATGATCTGGAGAATCGCTCACAGGTCACCGAGCTGCTTAAGAAGATCAGAACCATAGTCCAGAAGAACGGAGGAAGCCACTACACCAACGAAATGTACCAAGAGGCAGAAAGGGTAATCGAACAGGAGAAAAAACGCATCCTGAAAGACAACGAGGAGCAAAGACGCAAAGAGAAAGAACAACTGGAGAAGAAACTACGAGCTGAATATGAAGAAAAGCTTCGAAATGTAATGGAGAAATTCAGAGCTGAAattgaggaagagagaagagagagaaaaagggtaCAACATGATATTATTGATTTGAAGAGGGAAAGGGAGAGGCATACTATTGAAATGAAGGAGATGGAGATGGCAAGGAATAGGGACAGGAAACAAATGGAGCAGATGTTGAAGAGGGATAGGAATGAAAATGTGCATGATAATATTGATTTGAAGAGGGAAAGGGAGAGGTATGCTATGGAAATGAAGGAGATGGAGATGGCAAGAaatagggagaaaaaaaaaatggagcagATGTTAAAGATAGATAGGAATAAAGACGTGCTTGTATTAAACAGTACGATGAAGAAGCTACAGATAGATTTGGAAAAGAAAAAGCTGGATATAGAGGAGtggataaagaaaaaagaagaggagaggaaagtgTGGGAGacaagaaggaaggaggaaatTAAGGAGatggaaaagagaggagaggagaggaaagagtggGACACAAGAAgggagaaggaaaggaaggagatggaaaagagagaagaggagaaaaggaaagagatggaaaagagaaaagaggaggagcagcagaagATGATTCAACAATTAAAGGCAGAGCATGAAAGAGTTCTGAAAGAGCAAGCAAAACAGTTACAGGAAAAGCATGACAAAAAGGCCAGAGAGaaagcagaaaagaaaaacaagtgtACAATTTCCTAA